The genomic region ATTTTTTTATGCTAAAATAAATTAATAAAATAGGAGTAAAAAAATGCCACATATTAAATATATGAAAGTAGCCATATCCCTTGCTAAAATTGCATACCAAAATGGTGATGTTCCCGTTGGAGCAGTAATTGTTGATCCCAATGGTATTATTATTGGTCAAGGTTATAACTCTAAAGAAGTTAATAATAATCCGTTGGAGCATGCGGAAATGATTGCTATCGCTAATGCCGCTAAAACATTAGGTCAATGAAGACTAAATGATTGTGTTTTATACTCAACTTTAGAACCGTGTTTAATGTGTACCGGAGCGATTTTGCAGTCGCGAATAAAAAAAGTTTTTTTTGCTGTTAGTGACCCTAAGTTTGGCACTGTTGTTTCCCAAAATCAATTATTAGATAAAAATAAGTTTAATCATCAGGCTTCATATGATGAAGGGTTATTAGAATTGCCAGTAAAACAAATTTTACAAAGGTTTTTTCAAGAAGTTCGTAAAAATTAATAATAATTGTAAATAAAATTTTTTTGACTGCCATAATATTATATAATTTTATTGAGAGTATAATCTTAATAAGTATAAAGGGTGGATTACTAAATGAAATATTTAACGCTATATCGAAAATATCGTCCCAATAAATTTAGCAAAATTATTGGTCAAAATCAAATTGTAACTTCGTTACAAAATGCAATTATTAATGATAAATTTAGTCATGCTTATTTGCTTTGTGGACCAAGAGGGGTTGGTAAGACTTCAATTGCTAAAGTATTTGCTAAAACTGTTAATTGTTTAAAAATAATTAATGGTGAAGCTTGTAATGAATGTTATATTTGTGAAACTTTTAATAATAATTCTTGTCTTGATTTATTAGAAATTGATGGTGCTTCAAATAATGGTGTTGATGAAATTAGAGAATTAAAAGAAAAAATTTCGTTATTACCATCCCTTTGTAAATATAAGGTATATATCATTGATGAAGTTCATATGTTAACGATTAGTGCTTTTAATGCTTTATTAAAAACATTAGAAGAACCACCACGACATGCGATTTTTATTTTAGCAACGACAGAAGTATATAAAATTCCTTTAACAATTGTTTCTCGTTGTCAAAAATTTGATTTTAAATTAGTTAATAAAAATAATTTAGTGCAAAATTTAATAACAGTGTTAGAACAAGAACAAATTCCTTATGAAAAAGATGGTTTAGAACAAATTGCGCTTTTAAGTTCCGGAGCGGTTCGTGATTCATTAAGTATTTTAGAACAAGTAATTGCTTATAATCGTGAAGTTGTTAATTTAGCAAGTGTTAATATGCTTTTTATGATTCCCAGTAAAGCTGAAAAAATTGCGTTTTTGTTAGATATTATTAACAACAATACATTAAAAGTTTTGCAAACTATTAATAATTTTCTTCAAGTTGGTGTTGATATTAATAATTTAACAATTGATTTAATTAATATTTGTAAAGAAATTATTATTTATAAAGGTACTACTAATAAAGAAATATTAATGATTTTAGATCCTGATGATTCGTTACCGTTTAGTATTTTGACACAAGAACAATTATTAAAAATTATTGAAAATTACTTAGAGGCATTAAATAATTATCGTTTTAGTAATAATGCAATAATGTATTTTGAAATTGCTTCGTTTAAAAATATGAATTACTTTCAAAATATGGCTTCAATAGTAACGACTGAGGTTAGGCATCATGATGCAATAATTACTACTGTTGAAAACCAGCAAGTTGACAATAAAAAAGAATCATTAACATTAAATGATTCTGAGTTAGTAGTAGCCATTGATGATTTAAAATCAGAGACCAATAAGATAATTATACCACAAAATGATAGTGAAAATCAAGATGAAAAAGATGAAAATGTTTCTGAAACTAATAATATTAGTGTTATTAATAAACCTTTTATTTGAGAAATGACGGATTATCTTAATGTTTTATCACAAGCTGATAAGTATTTAAGAACAGAATATAGTAATCGTTGAAATTTGGTTAATGAGTATTTAACTCATAGTTCGTTTCAGAAGATTGCTAAAATGTTAGTTGATACAACAATTGTCGCTGCTATGAAGGGGGCAATTATTTTATCTTGTCCTATTGAACGCCAAGCAACAATTATTAATAATTATAGTTTTACTAAAAATATGCAAGAATTTTTGAAAGATATTTTGCTTACGAAAAATTTAATTATTATGGCGGTTCATACGCTAGAATTAGCATATATTCGCCAAGAATATTATCAATTACGAATTGCTAATAAGTTACCAACGCCATATGCGCTTAATTTTAAAGATTATTATCGTCAAGAAGAAGATATTATTAGCAAAGAGAAGTTATTAGATAATTCAGTTTATCAAACGGTGCAAGAATTATTTGATAATATTATCTTAATTGACTAATTTAAAGGAGAATCAAGTAAATGACAATGCAATATCCTGAAGTTTTAGAAAAGTTAGTTGATATTTTAAAAAAAATCCCAGCAATAGGGAAAAAGAATGCTGAACGGATGGCTTTACAAATATTTTTGCAAAAATCGGATTTTATTAATAGCTTAGTTACCACATTACAAGAAGTGCGGGACTCATTAATATTATGTAGGCAATGCAATAATATTAGTAATGAAAAAATATGTACGATTTGTCAAGATACGAAAAGGGAACAAAATGTGCTTTGCATTGTTAGTAATTGGCAAGATTTATGAGCATTAGAAAATCATCAAGTATTTAATGGTATGTATCATATTTTGATGCAAGAAATTGATTTACAAAAAGGTATTTCACCAAATGATTTATCTTTAGATTTATTATTAACTCGTGTTAATAATAAAAAGTGACAAGAAATAATTATTGCTACTAGTCCAACAATTAATGGGGAATTAACAGCGCAATACATTAATGAATTATTAAAAAATTATTCTGATGTTACAATTACTAGAATTGCTCACGGTTTACCAGTAGGAGCAACAATTCATTATGCTGATCAGTTTACATTAAAAAAGTCATTAGAAGGTAGAAAAAAATTATCGTAAGGAGAAATTAAAATTGTGAGTGCAAAACCATTTTTTATATCATTAGAAGGAACTGAAGGTTCAGGAAAAACAACTGTTGGGCAAATGCTAAAAGAAAAATTGCGTCAAGAAAATTATGATGTGATTTTAACTCGTGAACCAGGAGGAGTAAAAATTTCGGAACAAATTCGAGAAATTATTTTAGATAAAGGAAATTCCGAAATGGATAAATGAACGGAAGCGTTGTTGTATATTGCTGCTAGAAGGCAACATACGGTTGAAGTTATTTTACCAGCATTAAAAGATAATAAAATTGTTATTTGTGATCGTTTTATTGATTCAACTTCAGCTTATCAAGGTTTAGGTCGTGGTTTAGGAATTATAACTTTAAATGATATTCAAAATACTATTATTGGTAATGCTAAACCGGACTTAACAATTTTTTTTGATCTTGAACCAGAAATTGGTTTAAAACGGATTAAAGATTTTAGAACGACATCAGAATTAAATCGCTTGGATTTAGAACAATTAGACTTTCATCAAAAGGTTTATGAAGGATATCGAATTTTACTTAGTCAGAATCCACAACGCATTAAAGCAATTAATGCTAAACCAGATATAAAAATTGTTTTTGAACAAGTGTGAGTTTTAGTACAAAAGTATTTGCTTACTTTAAATATGAATGTTAGTTAGTTAAGCATTACAAATTTTATTCCTATTTATTTTTTATTTAAAACTATTATTAATCAAACTATTTAATGGAGTCAAATACATGAATGTTGAATTTTAAGATGTTATCAAAGAAATTTATTACGACAATTGAAAATTATTTAATTAATAATATGTTTCCGCATTCGCTAATTATTGCTAGTAATAGTGATGAAATTAATTATCAGTCAGCAATATATTTAACTTGTCGCTTAGTATGTGAAGGTATTAATTGGTGTGAGGGAAAATGTAATAATTGTCAACGCGTAATTAGTAATAGTTATCCTGATTTTGTTATTTTAAATTCATATTCTGAAAAATTAAAAAAAGAAATGATTCGTGAAATTATTAGTAAATTTAGTTTGTCTTCGTTAGAAATAACAAATAAAAAGATTTATTTAATTCAAAATATTGAAGATGGTAGTTTGGAAGCTAATAATAGTTTATTGAAATTTTTAGAAGAACCGCCAATTAACACATATGCTATTATTACTAGTAAAAGTATTAATCGTGTTTTACCAACAATTATTTCGCGCAGTCAAGTTTTAACATTACTACCAATTGATTTTGAGATAGTGACGACAAAACTTATTAATGAATGAAAAGTTACTTTTGAGGATGCTAAGCTAATAAGTAATTGTTTTTCTGATTGAAATGAAATTGTTGCAAATGGGGATTATGCTAAATTTTTGGAAATCAAATTGCTAGCATTAGATTTTATTACTAATTTTATTAATAATAATAATGAAGATAATTACTTATTGTCTAGTAAAATTAATAAATTAGAGAAAAATTATTTATCTTTATTTTGAAAATTAATAATTTTAATAATGAAAGATAGTTTTTTAGAATTTCCACAATATTTTATTACGCAACAAAAATTTATTAAGGAAGTTACTAACAAAATTGCTAATAAACAAAATTATTTTTTAACAATAATTTATGAATGTTTAGAAAGATTAAAGTTTCCTATTAATAAAAATTTACTTGTTGATTATTTTATAATTATGATGTTGAAAATTTAAAAATGGAGTTACTATGAAAAAATTTTATGAAAGTCTTGATATTCAAGAAAAATATTTATTAGGAATTTCTGGTGGAACTGATAGTATGTTTTTGCTAGATAATTTATATCAAGCAGGATTTAAAATTTTTGTTGTTCATATTAATTATCAAAAAAGAACTAATAGTTGGCAAGATGAATTAATTGTTGTTAATTATTGTTTAAAAAATAATATTGAATATGCGGTTTTACGAGTAAAACCAGAACAATATCAGAAAGAAAATTTTCAAAATCAAGCTCGGAAAATTCGTTATGATTTTTTTATGAAAATAGCAAAAAAACAAAGGATTTTTAATCTTGTTATTGCTCATCAATTTAATGACTTATTAGAAACTTATTTATTGCAAAAACAAAGAAAAAGTTTAGTTTCATATTATGGTTTACCTTTTAAGCGAAAAATTAAAAATTTAACAGTTTTTCGACCAATGTTGGAAGTAAAAAAACAAATGATTCTTGATTATTTAGAAAAAAACCAATTAAATTTTCAGGTTGATGCTACTAATGAATTGGATATTTATGTGCGCAATGTTATTCGGAAAAAAATTGCTTATTTTTCAAATCTTGAAATTAATAATTTATTACAAGAAATTAATGAGAAAAATATCCTTTTAAAGGAAGAACAACAAAAAATAAGAAAATTATTGGTGTTAATGACAATTGATGATAAAATCAATTACAAGTCGTTTTTATTATTAGAAGAAAAATGACAACAAAAGTTAATTTATCAATATTTATTAACAATTGATGATGAATTAGTAACTAAAAATTATTTAAAAAAAATTTTAAATAGTGTCCTTAAAAGTAGTAAACCAAATATTCATATTAAATTAAATGATCAATGAATATTTATTAAAGAATATGAATTTATATATTTAAGTAAACCAATTATTAAGGATAATTATTGTTATACAATTACTAACTTAAAAAATTTTAAAAGTCGTTATTTAGTATTAAAATTAAAAAATAATGGTAATATTAAAGGAATGGGATTTTTTGTTGCTAATGATGAGTTTCCGATTTATATTAAGTGTAATGCGTCTAATGAAAAAATTAAAACTAAGAATGGTACCCAAAAAATTAATCGGTTATTTATTAACAATAAAATTAGTTTTCAGCAAAGAATTAATTGACCGGTAATATATAATTGTCATCAACAATTAATTGCGATTCCAATGTTGTCTGTTGATGCTAATCATTTGGAAAACAAAAGTAATTGATTTATGTTAAAATAAGTTAGTAATTATGAAGAGAGGAAAAGATTGTGCAAAATCGTAAAAGAAATTTAGGTTTTATTTTTATTACTTTACTGTTCGCATTATTATTAGGGATTCTAATATGATACTTTTTAAAAGGTGGTTATGAGTATCCTGATTTTAATGATCTTGAAATTTGACTTAAACAAGGTAAAATTAAAGACCAGAATATTACTGCTGTTAGTTGAAAAATGGGTCAATCATTAGGAAATTATACATTATTTGGAACTTTTAAGTTAGGCAATGGGCAACGCTATCAATTTCAAATGGTTTTAGTTGATTCAATGTGAAAAACAGTTAATGACTTGCTTAATGGTGAAGAAGTAAGCAGTATTTTTAAAGGTAAATTACCAACGGTATATAATCCTAATGAATCAAGTCTTTGAACTGAATTATTGCGAATGTTACCTTTCTTATTATTAATTGGAGCATCAATATTTCTTACTTTAAGAATGATGCGTTCTCCAGGTGGCGGTGGCGGAATGAATCCGTTTTCAATGGGGAAAAATAAAGCGCGCCAAACAGAATCAAAAGTTAGATTTACTGATGTGGCGGGAATAAATGAAGAAAAGCAAGAATTAGTGGAAATTGTTGATTATTTAAAAAATCCGACAAGGTATGCACAAATGGGGGCAAGAACACCCAAAGGGGTTTTGTTAGAAGGTCCTCCTGGGACAGGAAAAACCTTGTTAGCAAAAGCAGTAGCAGGTGAAGCTAATGTTCCTTTCTTTTCAATTTCTGGTTCGGAATTTGAAGAGATGTTTGTTGGTGTGGGGGCATCACGGGTTAGAGAATTATTTAATAATGCGAAAAAAAGTTCGCCGTGTATTATTTTTATTGATGAAATTGATGCTGTGGGAAGAAAACGTTCATTGTCAATGGGGTCAGGAGCTGGTGAACAAACTTTAAACCAATTATTAGTGGAAATGGATGGTTTTGAGACGAATGCTGGTGTTATTATCATTGCGGCAACTAATCGTGTTGATGTTTTAGATCCAGCCCTTTTAAGACCAGGAAGGTTTGATCGTACGATTCAATTATCATTGCCAGATATTCGTGAACGAGAAGCAATTTTGCGATTACATGCTCGTAATAAGAATTTATCACCTAAAATTGCTTTTAATCGGATTGCTGACCGAACCCCAGGATTTAGTGGTGCCCAATTGGAAAATGTGCTTAATGAAGCGACATTATTAGCGGTGCGAAAGCGAAAAACTGTTATTGATTTAGCTGATATTGATGAGGCTATTGACCGTGTTGTTGGTGGACCTGCTAAAACTTCAAGAACAATTACGGAAAATGATAAGCAAGTGGTTTCTTATCATGAGGCGGGGCATGCTTTAATTGGATTAAAATTAAGACATGCATCTAAAGTTCAAAAAGTAACGATTATTCCTCGTGGAAATGCGGGTGGTTATACGATTATGACACCAAAAGAAGAGAGTTTTTTACATTCCCGTGATAATCTTTTGGCAACTATTACTGGTTATTTAGGTGGAAGAGCATCAGAGGAATTAATTTTTGGTGCTGAAAAAATTACTACAGGAGCGCATGATGATTTAGAAAAGGCAACTAATATTGCCCGCCGAATGGTTGTTGAGTTTGGAATGTCTGATTTGGGATTGCGACAATTTGAAAGTGCGAAAGATGAGTATATGGGTGTTAATAGTGCTAATAAATTTTCTGATGATATTGCACAAAAAATTGATGCTGAGATTAATAAATTTTTGGATGAATGTTATCTTGAAGCAAAAAAAGTAATTAAAGAGCATCGTAATATTTTAGATTTAATTGCTGAATCGTTAAGAGTTTTAGAAACAATTACTGCTGAACAAATTGAATATATTGATGAAAATGAAAAGTTACCACCAGATGTGGTAGCTGCTAAAAAAACTCAAGAAGAATTTCGGGAAAAAGAACTTCGTGGTGATGTTATTGAAGCAAAACCTAAAGGGAGAAATTCTGATATTTTATCATCAGATATTAAAACTGATGATAATAAAGATAAAGAAGATAAATAATAATCAGTGGTATAATTAGAAAAAGTTGGGAGTAAGTGTAATGGCAAAAAAGCGATCTTCAAAAAAAACGGAAAATGATAAGAGTATTATTTCATTAGAAAATAATAAAGCACT from Spiroplasma endosymbiont of Lonchoptera lutea harbors:
- a CDS encoding nucleoside deaminase, which codes for MPHIKYMKVAISLAKIAYQNGDVPVGAVIVDPNGIIIGQGYNSKEVNNNPLEHAEMIAIANAAKTLGQWRLNDCVLYSTLEPCLMCTGAILQSRIKKVFFAVSDPKFGTVVSQNQLLDKNKFNHQASYDEGLLELPVKQILQRFFQEVRKN
- the dnaX gene encoding DNA polymerase III subunit gamma/tau, producing MKYLTLYRKYRPNKFSKIIGQNQIVTSLQNAIINDKFSHAYLLCGPRGVGKTSIAKVFAKTVNCLKIINGEACNECYICETFNNNSCLDLLEIDGASNNGVDEIRELKEKISLLPSLCKYKVYIIDEVHMLTISAFNALLKTLEEPPRHAIFILATTEVYKIPLTIVSRCQKFDFKLVNKNNLVQNLITVLEQEQIPYEKDGLEQIALLSSGAVRDSLSILEQVIAYNREVVNLASVNMLFMIPSKAEKIAFLLDIINNNTLKVLQTINNFLQVGVDINNLTIDLINICKEIIIYKGTTNKEILMILDPDDSLPFSILTQEQLLKIIENYLEALNNYRFSNNAIMYFEIASFKNMNYFQNMASIVTTEVRHHDAIITTVENQQVDNKKESLTLNDSELVVAIDDLKSETNKIIIPQNDSENQDEKDENVSETNNISVINKPFIWEMTDYLNVLSQADKYLRTEYSNRWNLVNEYLTHSSFQKIAKMLVDTTIVAAMKGAIILSCPIERQATIINNYSFTKNMQEFLKDILLTKNLIIMAVHTLELAYIRQEYYQLRIANKLPTPYALNFKDYYRQEEDIISKEKLLDNSVYQTVQELFDNIILID
- the recR gene encoding recombination mediator RecR encodes the protein MTMQYPEVLEKLVDILKKIPAIGKKNAERMALQIFLQKSDFINSLVTTLQEVRDSLILCRQCNNISNEKICTICQDTKREQNVLCIVSNWQDLWALENHQVFNGMYHILMQEIDLQKGISPNDLSLDLLLTRVNNKKWQEIIIATSPTINGELTAQYINELLKNYSDVTITRIAHGLPVGATIHYADQFTLKKSLEGRKKLS
- the tmk gene encoding dTMP kinase; its protein translation is MSAKPFFISLEGTEGSGKTTVGQMLKEKLRQENYDVILTREPGGVKISEQIREIILDKGNSEMDKWTEALLYIAARRQHTVEVILPALKDNKIVICDRFIDSTSAYQGLGRGLGIITLNDIQNTIIGNAKPDLTIFFDLEPEIGLKRIKDFRTTSELNRLDLEQLDFHQKVYEGYRILLSQNPQRIKAINAKPDIKIVFEQVWVLVQKYLLTLNMNVS
- the tilS gene encoding tRNA lysidine(34) synthetase TilS gives rise to the protein MKKFYESLDIQEKYLLGISGGTDSMFLLDNLYQAGFKIFVVHINYQKRTNSWQDELIVVNYCLKNNIEYAVLRVKPEQYQKENFQNQARKIRYDFFMKIAKKQRIFNLVIAHQFNDLLETYLLQKQRKSLVSYYGLPFKRKIKNLTVFRPMLEVKKQMILDYLEKNQLNFQVDATNELDIYVRNVIRKKIAYFSNLEINNLLQEINEKNILLKEEQQKIRKLLVLMTIDDKINYKSFLLLEEKWQQKLIYQYLLTIDDELVTKNYLKKILNSVLKSSKPNIHIKLNDQWIFIKEYEFIYLSKPIIKDNYCYTITNLKNFKSRYLVLKLKNNGNIKGMGFFVANDEFPIYIKCNASNEKIKTKNGTQKINRLFINNKISFQQRINWPVIYNCHQQLIAIPMLSVDANHLENKSNWFMLK
- the ftsH gene encoding ATP-dependent zinc metalloprotease FtsH, with protein sequence MQNRKRNLGFIFITLLFALLLGILIWYFLKGGYEYPDFNDLEIWLKQGKIKDQNITAVSWKMGQSLGNYTLFGTFKLGNGQRYQFQMVLVDSMWKTVNDLLNGEEVSSIFKGKLPTVYNPNESSLWTELLRMLPFLLLIGASIFLTLRMMRSPGGGGGMNPFSMGKNKARQTESKVRFTDVAGINEEKQELVEIVDYLKNPTRYAQMGARTPKGVLLEGPPGTGKTLLAKAVAGEANVPFFSISGSEFEEMFVGVGASRVRELFNNAKKSSPCIIFIDEIDAVGRKRSLSMGSGAGEQTLNQLLVEMDGFETNAGVIIIAATNRVDVLDPALLRPGRFDRTIQLSLPDIREREAILRLHARNKNLSPKIAFNRIADRTPGFSGAQLENVLNEATLLAVRKRKTVIDLADIDEAIDRVVGGPAKTSRTITENDKQVVSYHEAGHALIGLKLRHASKVQKVTIIPRGNAGGYTIMTPKEESFLHSRDNLLATITGYLGGRASEELIFGAEKITTGAHDDLEKATNIARRMVVEFGMSDLGLRQFESAKDEYMGVNSANKFSDDIAQKIDAEINKFLDECYLEAKKVIKEHRNILDLIAESLRVLETITAEQIEYIDENEKLPPDVVAAKKTQEEFREKELRGDVIEAKPKGRNSDILSSDIKTDDNKDKEDK